The following proteins are co-located in the Polystyrenella longa genome:
- the recQ gene encoding DNA helicase RecQ — METESHTESLREIIEEYWGYDEFRPLQEAAMVSVMAARDSLVVLPTGGGKSLCYQVPAMAMEGLAVVVSPLISLMKDQVDALKACGIPAAYLNSTLSWDESREVFDEMQAGTLKLLYVAPERLMNSYLLEKLVQAKVSFIAIDEAHCVSMWGHDFRPHYRELKQIREIFPNISIHGYTATATEQVREDIANQLQLIEPEILVGPFDRPNLSYSVEQINDRLQQIRAVVERHPDESGIVYCISRKEVENVSNALNEMGYRALPYHAGLPDDDRSGNQESFIQDRTDIIVATIAFGMGVDKPNVRYVIHSGLPKSIENYQQESGRAGRDGLEAECCLFYSEADLYSWERILSDQPEAVNQASMNSIRAMLGYCHAYVCRHQQLVAHFGQSLEETCGHGCDVCRGDYELVKDSLVVSQKILSSVYRQDQRFGTSYTASVLKGSRDKKVLGNQHDQLSTYGLLKKESLATIRNWINQLVAQHYLQKAGEYQLLRLTEIGWEVMKGDREPKLIQPRIESKSERASRRSQEVQGDAWAGVDQDLFQELRQLRLETAEDRQLKPYMVFSDETLRGLARLRPSSMDNLLQVKGVGQKKSEDYGQRFLDAISAYCDSNDLEQDVDTRTRVRRPKAKAKSSELNKLVKTAFDLFADGKTTFQIAEELDRSVTTVNGYLSRYIQHHQLTDATPWVDEEVTRRIETVVDEVGAERLKPIFEELKQEVSYDQIRIVVECRLQREQKRTE; from the coding sequence ATGGAAACGGAATCGCATACAGAATCATTACGGGAAATCATCGAAGAGTACTGGGGGTACGATGAATTTCGGCCTCTGCAGGAAGCGGCGATGGTCTCGGTGATGGCTGCGCGCGATTCGCTCGTCGTTCTTCCAACAGGGGGCGGAAAATCGCTCTGCTATCAGGTCCCGGCGATGGCGATGGAAGGGTTGGCAGTCGTGGTCAGCCCTTTGATCTCGTTGATGAAGGACCAGGTCGATGCGCTCAAAGCATGTGGCATTCCCGCGGCTTATCTGAACAGCACGCTCAGTTGGGATGAATCTCGCGAAGTGTTCGACGAAATGCAGGCCGGTACACTCAAACTGTTGTACGTCGCCCCCGAACGTTTAATGAACAGTTACCTGCTCGAAAAGCTGGTGCAGGCTAAGGTCTCGTTTATCGCGATTGATGAAGCGCACTGCGTTAGTATGTGGGGGCATGACTTCCGACCGCATTATCGAGAACTGAAACAGATCCGTGAGATCTTCCCGAACATTTCAATACACGGATATACAGCGACCGCCACCGAGCAGGTCCGGGAAGACATTGCCAATCAGCTTCAGTTGATCGAACCCGAAATCCTGGTAGGTCCGTTCGACCGACCGAACCTTTCGTATTCAGTAGAGCAGATCAATGACCGTCTGCAACAGATTCGTGCAGTGGTTGAACGACACCCGGATGAATCTGGAATCGTGTACTGTATCTCGCGGAAAGAAGTCGAAAACGTCAGCAATGCTCTGAATGAAATGGGGTATCGCGCACTCCCATATCACGCCGGTTTGCCGGATGATGATCGCAGCGGGAATCAGGAATCCTTCATTCAGGACCGGACCGATATCATTGTCGCGACGATTGCCTTTGGCATGGGGGTCGATAAACCGAATGTACGGTATGTGATTCACTCCGGCCTTCCCAAGTCTATCGAGAACTATCAACAGGAAAGTGGTCGCGCGGGTCGTGATGGTCTGGAAGCGGAATGCTGCCTCTTCTATTCCGAAGCGGACCTGTATTCTTGGGAACGGATTTTAAGTGATCAACCGGAAGCCGTTAATCAGGCTTCGATGAATTCTATCCGGGCGATGTTGGGGTACTGTCATGCCTACGTCTGTCGGCATCAGCAACTCGTCGCACACTTTGGACAGTCGCTGGAAGAAACATGCGGACACGGGTGCGATGTCTGTCGGGGGGATTATGAACTGGTTAAAGATTCCCTCGTCGTCTCACAAAAGATACTCTCCTCCGTATACCGTCAGGATCAACGTTTCGGAACCAGTTATACTGCTTCGGTTTTAAAGGGTTCCCGGGATAAAAAAGTGCTCGGAAATCAACATGATCAGCTAAGCACTTACGGACTTCTCAAAAAAGAGAGCCTGGCGACTATCCGTAACTGGATTAATCAACTGGTGGCTCAGCACTACCTGCAAAAAGCAGGAGAGTATCAACTTCTTCGTCTCACCGAGATCGGTTGGGAAGTGATGAAAGGAGATCGCGAACCCAAATTGATTCAACCCCGCATCGAAAGCAAATCAGAGCGAGCAAGTCGACGATCGCAGGAAGTACAGGGGGATGCCTGGGCAGGTGTTGACCAGGATCTCTTCCAGGAACTGCGACAGCTTCGGCTGGAAACGGCCGAGGATCGGCAGCTGAAACCGTACATGGTCTTTAGTGATGAGACTCTGCGTGGTTTGGCCCGGTTGCGTCCGTCGTCGATGGACAACCTCTTACAGGTCAAAGGAGTCGGTCAGAAAAAGTCGGAAGATTATGGCCAGCGATTTCTGGATGCAATTTCCGCCTATTGCGATTCGAACGATCTGGAACAGGATGTCGATACAAGAACCCGAGTACGACGTCCCAAAGCGAAAGCGAAGTCGTCCGAACTGAATAAACTAGTGAAGACCGCCTTCGATCTGTTTGCGGACGGAAAAACGACCTTCCAGATTGCGGAAGAGCTGGATCGATCAGTTACGACCGTGAATGGCTACCTGTCCCGATATATCCAACATCACCAGCTGACCGACGCGACACCCTGGGTAGACGAAGAGGTGACCCGTCGAATTGAAACGGTTGTCGATGAAGTTGGTGCCGAGCGGCTCAAGCCAATTTTCGAAGAGTTAAAGCAAGAAGTCTCCTACGATCAGATTCGGATCGTGGTCGAATGTCGACTTCAGCGAGAACAAAAGCGTACTGAATGA
- a CDS encoding serine/threonine protein kinase, whose amino-acid sequence MSEAISAYQMKVYGVPDQSPADEPQTRDLLEILLTQYLEELRKGTLPAIDVYVKRYPHLAEEINEVFPIAASMEQWKSTKDMDVAQREQQRPIKIEKIGPYQIVREIGRGGMGVVFEAVNEQSGHRVALKLLLTGFAHAKKWRERFQTEARLAARLQHTNIVSVLDFGESDGSCYYAMQLVEGMSLHWLIKRLREPMGLVTATEIMESFQNGDELKPDTDQERTAPVDESRCLKRNAWKQIGKIGIQVAKALQHAHQAETLHRDIKPSNLLLDPRGNIRITDFGLAQQIEEQTEIQSAIVAGTLRYMAPECLHGVSDERSDIYSFGATLYELTTLHKMIPGDNPEDVIHGIQARAIAPPRSVNPEIPRPLEAIIDKATQLLPEDRYQTARHIKRDIARFLRNQPVEAPPLQNTTSFRNLFSLKK is encoded by the coding sequence ATGAGCGAAGCGATAAGTGCTTACCAGATGAAGGTGTACGGTGTGCCTGACCAGTCGCCAGCCGATGAACCTCAGACCAGGGATCTTCTCGAGATCCTGTTGACCCAGTATCTGGAAGAGTTGCGTAAAGGAACTCTTCCAGCGATAGATGTGTACGTAAAAAGGTACCCTCATCTGGCGGAAGAAATCAATGAGGTATTTCCAATTGCCGCCAGCATGGAGCAGTGGAAATCGACCAAAGATATGGATGTGGCTCAACGCGAGCAGCAACGTCCGATCAAAATCGAAAAGATTGGACCTTATCAGATCGTTCGTGAAATTGGACGGGGGGGCATGGGGGTCGTCTTTGAGGCGGTCAATGAACAGTCTGGTCATCGAGTTGCTTTAAAACTATTGCTGACAGGATTCGCTCACGCGAAGAAATGGCGAGAACGGTTTCAGACCGAAGCCCGTCTGGCTGCCCGCTTGCAGCACACAAACATTGTATCCGTCCTCGACTTTGGCGAGTCCGATGGAAGTTGTTATTACGCAATGCAGCTTGTCGAAGGGATGAGCCTGCACTGGTTGATCAAAAGACTGCGGGAACCGATGGGTCTCGTTACGGCGACCGAAATAATGGAGTCGTTCCAGAACGGGGACGAGCTTAAACCAGACACCGATCAAGAACGGACCGCACCGGTTGACGAGTCTCGCTGCCTGAAACGAAACGCCTGGAAGCAAATTGGCAAGATCGGTATTCAGGTTGCTAAAGCACTTCAACATGCCCATCAAGCTGAGACATTGCATCGCGATATCAAACCTTCGAACCTGCTGCTTGATCCACGTGGCAACATTCGGATCACCGACTTTGGGCTGGCCCAGCAGATAGAAGAACAGACCGAGATTCAATCGGCGATTGTCGCGGGTACACTTCGCTACATGGCACCCGAATGCCTGCATGGCGTCTCCGACGAACGGAGTGATATTTATTCCTTCGGGGCGACGTTGTACGAACTGACGACTTTGCACAAAATGATTCCGGGAGACAATCCGGAAGATGTCATTCATGGCATTCAGGCCAGAGCGATTGCTCCTCCCCGATCGGTAAACCCGGAAATTCCGCGTCCTTTGGAAGCGATCATCGACAAAGCGACTCAGCTACTTCCAGAAGATCGTTATCAGACGGCACGGCACATTAAACGGGACATTGCCCGTTTCCTTCGGAATCAACCTGTCGAAGCACCACCGCTCCAGAATACTACTTCTTTTCGCAATTTGTTTTCGCTTAAAAAGTAG
- a CDS encoding sigma-70 family RNA polymerase sigma factor — MPDIEELEQRLIEGDRAALAELFQVHYERLWRIVHFRLDPRMHGRIDADDVLQDAFIDAEKRITTVLHESPGSVFIWLRLIVNQTLTDLHRKHLMAQKRSAKKEIRVNHQKYSSESTSFALSFHLLGHLTSPSQAVLRTEISENLEAALSSLSEIDREVLALRHFEELTNSETAQILNLTPQAASVRYIRAIKHLKHVLTAIPGLMPEDA; from the coding sequence ATGCCCGATATCGAGGAACTCGAACAACGACTCATTGAAGGAGATCGTGCTGCGCTGGCGGAGCTGTTTCAAGTGCATTACGAGCGTTTGTGGCGCATTGTGCATTTTCGGCTCGACCCGCGAATGCATGGACGAATCGATGCGGACGACGTTCTGCAGGACGCCTTTATCGACGCCGAGAAACGGATCACTACCGTTCTTCACGAATCGCCCGGTTCCGTCTTTATCTGGCTTCGTTTGATTGTGAATCAGACGCTGACGGACTTACATCGCAAGCATCTGATGGCTCAGAAGCGGTCTGCCAAAAAAGAGATCCGGGTCAATCACCAGAAGTACAGCAGTGAATCGACCTCTTTCGCCCTGTCATTTCATCTGTTAGGGCATCTGACTTCGCCCAGCCAAGCGGTTTTGAGGACTGAAATCTCAGAGAATCTGGAAGCAGCCCTCTCCAGTTTAAGTGAGATCGACCGGGAAGTCCTCGCTTTGCGGCATTTCGAGGAGCTGACCAACTCGGAAACTGCCCAGATTCTAAATTTGACGCCTCAGGCGGCCTCGGTTCGATATATCCGGGCAATTAAACATCTGAAACATGTTTTAACCGCAATTCCCGGGTTGATGCCGGAAGATGCCTGA
- the gltX gene encoding glutamate--tRNA ligase, with translation MTTVRTRFAPSPTGYMHIGGMRTALFNWLWARHNNGVFILRVDDTDRERNVEEALGPILQAFKWLGLDWDEGPEVGGPHGPYFQSERDDLYKAGVEKLLAEGKAYHDYDTPEQIKADREEAQKEKKQYINIRRSLELTEETRKQYEDEGRPSVVRFLIPRDQKVEINDEVRGHVEWDAGLISDPVIQRTDGSCLYNFATVVDDASMNITHVIRAEEHLSNTPTQVLLHQALGNTLPTFAHIPFVTAPGTTKKLSKRDLSKYKNNPNFKKMFDRADQVFPLIGLGDSETLNPVMVEYYERIGYLPAAVLNSLSRTGWSLDDKTEILSLDTVVKNFTLDRVVKNPAGLDPDKLFSFQGHWMGELSLDEKIDGCLPYLLKAGILNEAEAVSKRAFVGQVVESLGDRLKLFADILDVAYFFQDEIEYSEKDFKKRVAKEGVPELLTTYRERVAALDEFNAEQLEALLKGLCEEKEVSGGLLIHGLRISTTGSPVGPGLYDCLLLVGKENVLKRIDTAVARANSM, from the coding sequence ATGACCACCGTTCGTACCCGATTTGCCCCCAGCCCGACCGGATATATGCACATCGGGGGGATGCGCACGGCCCTGTTCAACTGGCTGTGGGCGCGGCACAACAATGGCGTCTTTATTCTCCGCGTCGATGATACCGACCGGGAGCGAAACGTCGAGGAAGCTCTCGGCCCCATTCTCCAGGCCTTCAAATGGCTGGGACTTGATTGGGATGAAGGACCGGAAGTCGGCGGACCCCACGGGCCCTACTTCCAATCGGAACGGGACGACCTCTATAAAGCCGGCGTCGAAAAGCTGCTGGCCGAAGGAAAGGCGTATCACGATTACGATACTCCCGAACAAATTAAGGCAGACCGGGAAGAGGCTCAGAAAGAAAAGAAGCAATACATCAACATTCGTCGCTCGCTCGAACTAACCGAAGAAACACGAAAGCAGTACGAAGACGAAGGGCGCCCTTCCGTCGTTCGGTTTCTGATTCCTCGGGATCAGAAAGTTGAAATCAACGACGAAGTCCGCGGTCACGTCGAGTGGGACGCCGGACTGATATCCGATCCCGTGATTCAACGAACGGACGGTTCCTGTCTGTACAACTTCGCGACGGTCGTCGACGATGCCAGTATGAACATCACCCACGTGATTCGTGCCGAAGAGCATCTATCGAACACACCGACGCAGGTTCTGCTGCATCAGGCGCTGGGAAATACGCTTCCCACATTCGCACATATCCCATTTGTGACGGCCCCCGGCACGACCAAGAAACTGAGCAAACGCGATCTCAGCAAATACAAAAACAATCCAAACTTCAAAAAGATGTTTGACCGGGCCGATCAGGTATTTCCGCTCATCGGTCTTGGCGATTCCGAAACATTGAACCCAGTGATGGTCGAGTACTACGAGCGAATTGGCTACTTGCCCGCTGCCGTGTTGAACTCGCTATCCCGAACCGGTTGGTCATTGGATGACAAAACAGAAATTCTGTCGCTCGACACGGTCGTCAAGAACTTCACATTAGATCGTGTCGTTAAAAACCCGGCCGGCCTCGACCCGGACAAACTGTTCAGTTTTCAAGGCCACTGGATGGGTGAGCTAAGCCTCGACGAGAAGATTGATGGCTGTCTCCCCTATCTATTGAAAGCAGGCATTCTCAATGAAGCCGAAGCCGTTTCCAAACGAGCCTTTGTCGGCCAAGTAGTCGAATCCCTCGGCGACCGATTGAAACTGTTCGCGGACATTTTGGACGTCGCTTACTTCTTCCAGGATGAGATCGAATACAGCGAAAAAGACTTCAAAAAACGAGTCGCCAAAGAAGGTGTCCCCGAGTTGCTGACGACTTATCGGGAACGAGTTGCCGCGCTCGACGAATTCAATGCGGAACAACTCGAAGCGTTACTCAAAGGACTTTGCGAAGAGAAAGAAGTCTCCGGCGGTCTATTGATTCATGGCCTGCGTATCTCGACGACAGGCAGCCCGGTTGGGCCAGGTCTGTATGACTGCCTGCTGCTGGTCGGCAAGGAGAATGTTCTCAAGCGAATCGACACCGCCGTCGCCCGTGCAAACTCAATGTAA
- a CDS encoding class I SAM-dependent methyltransferase translates to MIPRQLEPEVMDESGEAQEYNQMDHREVNELFVTDLAWEVTQYDLTGVLQVLDVGTGTALIPIEICRQSKEPHQIIGIDLSKEMLKLGEQNVEEAKLSEQISLKSIDAKQIPEDLGPFDVVISNSIVHHIPEPADVFREMVRVLKPGGLLFIRDLMRPESEDELMKLVEEYAGEESFYAQKLLANSLHAALTLEEVNELAEEAGIDRFSLNATSDRHWTLSGSKAAE, encoded by the coding sequence ATGATACCACGACAGCTTGAACCGGAAGTGATGGACGAGTCAGGTGAGGCACAGGAATACAATCAGATGGATCATCGGGAGGTGAACGAGCTATTCGTGACGGACCTCGCTTGGGAAGTGACTCAATACGATCTGACCGGCGTTTTGCAGGTTCTGGATGTCGGCACGGGTACTGCCTTAATTCCGATCGAGATTTGCCGGCAGTCGAAAGAGCCTCACCAGATCATTGGAATCGATCTTTCGAAAGAGATGTTGAAACTGGGCGAGCAAAACGTCGAAGAGGCAAAGCTCTCGGAGCAGATTTCCCTGAAATCGATTGATGCCAAACAAATCCCAGAGGATCTCGGTCCGTTCGACGTAGTGATCTCCAATAGCATCGTGCATCACATTCCGGAGCCTGCCGATGTCTTTCGGGAAATGGTGCGTGTATTAAAACCGGGGGGACTGTTGTTCATACGCGACCTGATGCGACCCGAGAGTGAAGACGAACTGATGAAGCTGGTCGAAGAGTATGCGGGCGAAGAATCGTTCTATGCACAAAAGCTGCTCGCGAATTCGTTGCACGCGGCTTTGACACTAGAGGAAGTCAACGAGCTCGCCGAGGAAGCCGGCATAGATCGGTTCAGCCTGAACGCGACCTCCGATCGACATTGGACTCTCAGCGGCTCTAAAGCCGCTGAATGA